One Leptospira wolbachii serovar Codice str. CDC genomic region harbors:
- a CDS encoding ExbD/TolR family protein: MKFRKTQKSFNNIELAPLIDVISFIVIYFLMNATLEKNTALKVELPRSSSVAKEKQKDELVITVDKQGKIYLDQSSEPVPIEGLTEKINGFLGPEKERDPKKNKVIIRGDGGASYQVVVKVIDAVNAAGVSRFNLAMVKGTSK, encoded by the coding sequence ATGAAATTTCGCAAAACGCAAAAATCATTTAATAACATTGAGCTTGCTCCTTTAATTGATGTTATATCCTTTATAGTGATTTACTTTTTGATGAATGCAACATTGGAAAAAAACACGGCTTTGAAAGTGGAATTACCTCGATCTTCGAGTGTTGCTAAAGAGAAACAAAAAGATGAACTTGTGATCACTGTGGACAAACAAGGAAAAATATATTTAGATCAAAGTTCTGAACCAGTTCCCATCGAAGGGCTTACTGAAAAGATTAATGGGTTTCTTGGTCCTGAAAAAGAAAGAGACCCTAAAAAAAACAAAGTCATTATTCGTGGAGATGGTGGTGCGTCCTACCAAGTTGTGGTTAAGGTAATCGATGCAGTCAATGCTGCGGGTGTTAGCCGGTTTAACCTAGCAATGGTAAAAGGCACATCAAAGTGA
- a CDS encoding MotA/TolQ/ExbB proton channel family protein: MFFPFAKSDSIISSVPPQTIPILIIFVSIVGFTIIVERLVYYWKLKAIPQDHFRRVRELAREQKWDEAKDVLGQDVQSPAAVLLRMAFDLKRRGIQFWEEDIRQEGFRQIYLMERYLTGLGTIATIAPLLGVLGTVIGIVRSFAEGAGTQGAEVGISEALITTAMGLGIAIPAYIFYNLFSRMKEERITEMENVTDLVLPHLNK; this comes from the coding sequence ATGTTTTTTCCTTTCGCTAAATCAGATTCAATCATTTCCTCGGTTCCTCCGCAAACCATACCCATTCTAATCATCTTTGTATCCATCGTTGGTTTTACCATCATTGTGGAACGACTTGTTTATTACTGGAAACTAAAAGCCATTCCTCAAGATCATTTCCGTCGTGTCAGGGAATTGGCTCGTGAACAAAAATGGGATGAGGCAAAAGATGTACTCGGTCAAGACGTTCAGTCACCGGCAGCAGTTTTACTTCGTATGGCATTTGATCTCAAACGCCGTGGCATTCAGTTTTGGGAAGAAGACATACGACAAGAGGGTTTTCGTCAAATTTATTTGATGGAACGTTATTTGACTGGTCTCGGAACAATTGCTACCATCGCTCCCTTACTTGGTGTCCTCGGGACAGTCATTGGGATTGTGCGTTCCTTCGCGGAAGGTGCAGGAACACAAGGTGCTGAAGTAGGAATTTCAGAGGCGTTGATTACTACCGCGATGGGTCTTGGAATCGCCATCCCCGCTTACATTTTTTATAATCTTTTTTCTCGAATGAAAGAGGAAAGAATTACGGAAATGGAAAACGTAACTGATTTGGTGTTACCGCACCTAAACAAATAA